Proteins encoded in a region of the Paenibacillus wynnii genome:
- a CDS encoding carbohydrate ABC transporter permease translates to MRESLGERIFANINVILLTIIGLISLFPFYYVLINSFADPIEAASKSFILFPETFTLSAYEYIFSTKTFIRSLGVSAYLAIFGTALSLMVSAAFAYMISRKRLFGHKVLMIALLITILFSPGIIPNYLVIRELGLMDSLWSIILPGLLSGWNALLLKTFFDGIPESLEESAHIDGANDLRIFFQIILPLSLPALAAFGLFFAVGYWNTFFNALLYISDPDKRPLQVLLQGMLVMSETGIGDPTAGAEAGQQVPPQTIKMAAVIIATVPILIVYPFLQKHFAKGVMLGSVKG, encoded by the coding sequence ATGCGAGAATCGCTAGGGGAGAGAATTTTTGCTAACATAAACGTTATTTTACTAACTATAATCGGCCTTATCTCATTATTTCCCTTCTATTATGTTCTTATTAACTCGTTTGCGGATCCGATAGAAGCAGCAAGTAAAAGCTTTATCCTTTTTCCAGAAACATTTACGTTATCAGCTTATGAGTACATTTTTTCCACCAAAACATTTATTCGATCACTTGGAGTCAGCGCCTATCTGGCTATCTTCGGAACTGCACTTAGTCTGATGGTATCTGCTGCATTTGCTTATATGATCTCGAGAAAAAGATTGTTCGGGCACAAGGTGTTGATGATTGCGCTGTTGATTACGATATTGTTCAGCCCTGGTATTATTCCGAATTACTTGGTTATAAGGGAACTTGGCCTCATGGATAGTCTATGGTCTATAATCCTGCCCGGATTGCTCAGTGGTTGGAATGCTTTGCTGCTCAAGACCTTCTTCGATGGTATTCCTGAAAGCCTAGAAGAATCCGCACATATTGATGGGGCTAATGATCTCAGAATATTCTTCCAGATCATATTGCCTCTATCGCTGCCAGCTTTGGCTGCATTCGGATTATTTTTTGCAGTTGGATATTGGAATACATTCTTTAATGCACTTCTGTATATTTCAGATCCTGACAAACGACCGCTGCAAGTTTTGTTGCAAGGCATGCTGGTCATGTCAGAGACAGGCATTGGGGACCCTACAGCTGGAGCTGAAGCCGGACAACAAGTTCCGCCGCAGACCATCAAGATGGCAGCTGTAATTATTGCCACGGTTCCTATTCTTATAGTGTACCCATTCCTGCAGAAGCATTTTGCCAAGGGTGTTATGCTTGGCTCTGTTAAGGGATGA
- a CDS encoding RraA family protein, giving the protein MNLDEFTASREQHEIVKLPISEKELCDRYEQVFTSAVNDVLRELGYVYQTMPKEILPLREDMKVAGIAFTVKGSKNLTLTSEMEQRAKMLEELNEDSICIWDTSGDDESAQWGEIMTMASKRRGCRGAIVDGGVRDTDKVLEQNFPVFCKYRTSNGMLGRFRMIGWQMPVKLGDVFVYPGDVILGDIDGVIVIPRNLAYDVLLKSEYIKENEKEIKQMIVDGLTPTEVVKRGGYF; this is encoded by the coding sequence ATGAATTTGGATGAATTTACAGCATCACGGGAGCAGCATGAAATTGTAAAGCTGCCTATCTCGGAGAAAGAGTTATGCGATCGTTATGAACAGGTGTTCACCTCTGCAGTTAATGATGTTCTAAGAGAATTGGGATATGTATACCAGACGATGCCTAAAGAAATTCTTCCGCTCCGAGAAGACATGAAGGTAGCGGGGATCGCATTTACGGTCAAAGGCTCAAAGAATTTGACGCTGACCAGTGAGATGGAGCAACGGGCAAAGATGCTGGAAGAACTGAATGAGGATTCGATCTGCATTTGGGATACAAGCGGCGACGATGAATCTGCCCAGTGGGGAGAGATCATGACGATGGCCTCTAAACGTCGGGGTTGCAGAGGTGCAATCGTGGATGGCGGGGTACGTGATACAGATAAAGTCTTAGAACAGAATTTTCCGGTATTCTGCAAATACAGAACCTCAAACGGTATGTTGGGACGCTTTCGGATGATTGGCTGGCAGATGCCAGTGAAGCTGGGTGATGTGTTCGTTTACCCGGGTGATGTGATCCTGGGCGATATTGATGGCGTTATCGTAATTCCACGGAATCTGGCCTACGATGTACTGCTTAAGTCAGAGTACATTAAGGAAAATGAGAAAGAGATTAAGCAAATGATTGTAGACGGTTTGACACCTACGGAAGTTGTGAAACGTGGCGGTTATTTCTAA
- a CDS encoding extracellular solute-binding protein: protein MKKKLFTLALSSTVLLTGALAGCGGNNEETTPEASKPAAENSVKEPTKISLSTINYGAEAPANDNAIELEMEKRTNTKLDITYVPSNNYGDKFQVMLASGQIPDVLLTTWIYDAAVLNAIDSGAFWDLTPFLKDYPNIAKTYPKESIDNSKVDGKVYGLPRPRPLVGGAPFPMLRQDWLTKLGLEMPTTMDELYTVLKAFTEQDPDGNGKKDTYGFSSSVAEGWMDKLEFVEDVFNGYNGFYVNLPGEPTKVKDFEPATRDAILWLQKAYKEGVMAPDFAIMESTQVIDMMKQGKLGMMPSAMDSKVLGEILQTLSTIAPDAALEHVPTLVSPATGEKYAIKEGGFFGNYLISKKVPEEKVKKILEFFDYGATPEGMELANFGLKDVHFTETDGVKVVNEEFTKLAGKALSNIWTNVDPYSRIVPAPGYPTAYFERDKKVIAERIENGVYINNSGVSSETDTKVGPEIGKKIQDMKIKVIMGKEPIESWDKLVETMKKDANLNKILVEREASYKELFGAK from the coding sequence ATGAAAAAGAAATTATTTACGTTAGCTCTGTCTTCAACGGTATTATTGACTGGTGCGCTTGCTGGTTGTGGCGGTAATAATGAGGAGACAACACCAGAAGCATCAAAACCTGCTGCAGAGAATTCTGTAAAAGAGCCGACAAAGATTAGTCTATCAACGATTAACTATGGTGCAGAAGCTCCGGCTAATGACAATGCAATTGAACTTGAGATGGAGAAACGTACAAACACCAAATTGGACATAACCTATGTGCCTTCTAATAACTATGGAGATAAGTTTCAGGTCATGTTGGCTTCAGGACAAATTCCTGATGTTCTTTTAACCACATGGATTTACGATGCTGCTGTTCTGAACGCTATTGATAGTGGAGCCTTTTGGGACTTGACTCCGTTTTTGAAGGACTATCCAAACATTGCAAAAACATATCCAAAAGAAAGTATTGATAACTCCAAGGTTGACGGTAAAGTTTATGGTTTGCCTCGCCCTCGTCCGCTCGTTGGAGGTGCTCCATTCCCAATGTTACGTCAGGATTGGCTTACAAAGTTAGGTTTAGAAATGCCTACAACTATGGATGAATTGTATACCGTTCTTAAAGCCTTCACTGAGCAAGACCCGGATGGCAACGGCAAGAAAGACACTTATGGCTTTAGTTCGAGTGTCGCAGAAGGCTGGATGGATAAGCTTGAGTTTGTGGAAGATGTATTTAATGGATATAACGGTTTTTATGTTAATTTACCTGGTGAGCCTACAAAAGTTAAAGATTTTGAGCCTGCTACTCGTGATGCAATCTTATGGCTTCAAAAAGCGTACAAAGAGGGAGTTATGGCACCTGACTTTGCCATCATGGAGAGCACACAAGTCATTGATATGATGAAGCAGGGCAAATTAGGAATGATGCCTAGTGCGATGGATTCTAAAGTGTTAGGTGAAATCCTTCAAACACTGTCAACGATAGCTCCAGATGCAGCCCTTGAACATGTACCAACCTTAGTTAGCCCTGCAACTGGAGAAAAGTATGCTATTAAAGAAGGCGGTTTCTTCGGAAATTACTTGATTTCCAAGAAAGTACCGGAAGAAAAGGTGAAGAAAATTCTTGAGTTCTTTGACTATGGCGCTACTCCTGAAGGTATGGAACTTGCGAACTTTGGACTGAAAGATGTTCACTTTACAGAGACAGACGGCGTTAAAGTAGTAAATGAAGAGTTTACGAAATTGGCAGGTAAAGCATTAAGCAATATCTGGACGAATGTAGATCCTTACAGCCGTATTGTACCAGCTCCTGGATATCCGACAGCATATTTCGAGCGTGACAAGAAGGTCATTGCTGAACGTATTGAAAATGGTGTGTATATCAACAATAGTGGAGTTAGTTCCGAAACGGATACTAAGGTAGGGCCGGAAATTGGTAAGAAAATTCAAGACATGAAGATCAAAGTTATCATGGGTAAAGAACCTATCGAATCTTGGGACAAGTTAGTTGAAACAATGAAAAAAGATGCTAATCTTAACAAGATCCTTGTTGAAAGAGAAGCCAGCTACAAAGAATTGTTTGGCGCTAAATAA
- a CDS encoding SDR family oxidoreductase encodes MRSLQNKVAVIIGATGGMGTILTSELASQGVKLVLASNDTEMLNQMKTEYEAKEVSVTVAKLDVTNEEEVKAVFQLAQKTYGQADILVNLAGLSIPAKVEAMAEEQYDVTMDVNVKGTFLCCKHFIPMANKEDGAHIINIGSMAAKRANPGAPMYCTAKAAVNMFSQGLAMQVKDQNIRVTTLNPGGADTAFWGDRQVPREKFLKASDVVDVMLFVLTRDTRVVFHDIAFESFFAL; translated from the coding sequence TTGAGATCCTTGCAGAATAAAGTAGCAGTTATTATAGGAGCAACTGGAGGTATGGGTACGATATTGACTTCGGAACTTGCCTCCCAAGGTGTGAAGTTGGTATTGGCTTCCAACGACACCGAAATGTTGAATCAAATGAAGACAGAATATGAAGCCAAAGAGGTTTCTGTAACTGTTGCGAAGTTGGATGTTACTAACGAAGAAGAAGTAAAAGCTGTATTTCAACTGGCGCAAAAAACTTACGGGCAAGCAGATATTCTAGTCAATCTGGCTGGACTGTCCATTCCTGCTAAGGTAGAGGCCATGGCAGAAGAGCAATATGACGTAACCATGGATGTAAATGTGAAGGGTACATTCCTTTGTTGCAAGCACTTCATCCCGATGGCCAATAAGGAAGATGGAGCCCATATTATCAATATCGGTTCTATGGCCGCCAAACGGGCTAACCCAGGAGCCCCAATGTATTGCACGGCTAAGGCCGCAGTTAATATGTTCTCCCAGGGTCTTGCTATGCAGGTGAAGGACCAGAACATCCGCGTGACCACCTTGAATCCAGGCGGAGCAGACACTGCTTTTTGGGGAGATCGCCAGGTTCCTAGGGAAAAATTCCTGAAAGCTTCTGACGTAGTGGATGTCATGCTGTTCGTTTTGACCCGGGATACTCGCGTTGTATTTCATGATATTGCATTTGAATCCTTTTTTGCCCTATAA
- a CDS encoding zinc-dependent alcohol dehydrogenase codes for MKAAVLTDWEHIEVKDVPVPVLGEEEILIKVKYAGVCGSDVTIYKGKHPSAKTPVILGHEFTGVVEKINSSKRSDLKIGDRVVVEPLISCGECAACQEGNWHVCRSLKLLGIHTDGGFADYVKAPAAKVIKLKDSMSDRIAALTEPFAVGFHVNQRGGTKAGDKVLIIGGGPIGMVIGIVAKRCGADRVVFTELNEARIEIIKSFGFEAINPSHEDVAALSAEITEEAGYDVVFEVSGSQAGLISATDLCAIRGTVVFVGFPHKRPEADVLKTIFKELTLVGSRVYTFQDFTRTVRMLEEIVESKQYDLERIISDTMPVEKAEEAIQKMIRGENLGKILLTY; via the coding sequence ATGAAAGCAGCAGTTCTTACTGATTGGGAGCATATTGAAGTTAAGGATGTACCCGTACCCGTATTAGGTGAAGAGGAAATTCTTATTAAAGTGAAATACGCAGGCGTATGCGGCTCAGATGTGACCATATATAAGGGAAAACATCCATCGGCCAAAACTCCTGTCATTCTGGGACATGAGTTCACCGGGGTTGTAGAGAAAATCAATTCTTCCAAGCGTTCAGATCTTAAGATTGGTGATCGTGTAGTTGTAGAACCACTTATCAGCTGTGGGGAGTGCGCTGCTTGCCAAGAAGGCAACTGGCATGTGTGCCGGTCGTTGAAGTTGCTCGGCATCCATACGGATGGTGGATTTGCTGATTATGTGAAGGCTCCGGCTGCCAAGGTCATTAAGCTGAAGGACTCTATGTCAGATCGGATAGCAGCATTGACTGAGCCCTTCGCAGTAGGGTTCCATGTGAATCAGCGCGGTGGAACGAAGGCAGGAGACAAGGTCCTTATTATTGGCGGTGGACCTATTGGTATGGTGATCGGTATTGTAGCAAAACGTTGCGGAGCGGACCGGGTAGTGTTCACGGAACTTAATGAAGCTCGTATTGAGATAATCAAGTCCTTTGGATTCGAGGCTATTAATCCAAGTCATGAGGATGTTGCAGCCCTATCCGCTGAGATTACCGAAGAAGCAGGCTATGATGTAGTGTTCGAGGTATCGGGTTCGCAGGCGGGATTGATTAGCGCAACGGATTTGTGCGCCATTCGTGGTACTGTTGTATTCGTCGGGTTTCCCCACAAACGTCCAGAGGCGGATGTGCTGAAGACGATTTTCAAGGAACTAACTCTTGTCGGCAGCCGAGTGTATACCTTCCAAGACTTTACTCGCACGGTTCGGATGTTGGAAGAGATCGTAGAATCTAAGCAGTATGATCTGGAGAGAATTATTAGCGACACGATGCCTGTAGAAAAGGCTGAAGAAGCCATCCAAAAGATGATTCGTGGTGAGAACCTGGGCAAAATCCTATTAACTTACTAA
- a CDS encoding AraC family transcriptional regulator: protein MYDFVVSDISYVLERQPDPSWRTGEIRNRTHHILAINKSGKALYNIEGTNHMITKGDLLYFPKGLAHSGISDTDDPWGFYMVAFDLESPSGETGFPSYYSGVIHSSFYHKIVELFQALGPAWTGKKPGHLLYCRSIVMEILYHMIRARTFSLPNSPHTPAIENIINLMQENYSLHYNVQELAALAGLSPSHFRLVFKKVTGQSILDYQNQIKLGKAKDLLLSGECNVTEAASQTGFGNVYYFSRLFKQVMGFNPSHYLRK from the coding sequence ATGTATGATTTCGTTGTATCGGATATCAGCTATGTACTTGAGCGCCAGCCTGATCCCTCCTGGCGAACCGGAGAAATTCGCAATCGGACTCACCATATCCTGGCCATCAATAAAAGCGGTAAAGCCCTTTATAATATTGAAGGAACCAATCACATGATTACAAAGGGGGATCTGCTCTACTTCCCGAAGGGATTAGCCCACTCCGGAATCAGTGATACGGATGATCCTTGGGGCTTTTATATGGTAGCTTTCGATCTGGAGAGCCCTTCCGGGGAAACTGGATTTCCCTCTTATTATTCCGGTGTCATTCATTCTTCTTTCTATCATAAAATTGTAGAGTTGTTCCAAGCGCTGGGACCGGCATGGACCGGTAAGAAGCCCGGCCATTTACTGTATTGCCGCAGCATAGTCATGGAAATTCTGTACCACATGATTCGGGCTCGAACCTTCTCTCTACCCAACTCTCCCCATACACCAGCTATTGAGAACATCATCAATCTGATGCAGGAAAATTACAGTCTTCATTATAATGTGCAGGAGTTGGCGGCATTGGCCGGACTAAGCCCCTCACACTTTCGATTAGTATTTAAGAAAGTGACGGGCCAGTCTATATTGGATTACCAAAACCAGATTAAGCTCGGTAAAGCTAAGGATTTGCTATTAAGCGGAGAATGTAACGTGACAGAAGCCGCATCACAGACCGGATTCGGTAATGTGTATTACTTCAGTCGATTATTTAAACAGGTTATGGGCTTTAATCCGTCTCATTATTTGAGGAAGTAA